The following nucleotide sequence is from Streptomyces caniferus.
GGTGGTGCGGCGCGACTCGCAGCAGGAAGAGGCCGATCTCAGCTATCTGCGGCGGCTGTTGCAGGGCCGGATCGACATCCTGCGCGCCGAGATCGCCCGCCGGTCCACACAGCACTCCCCGCTGCTCGACCGGCTGCCGGAGATCCTGACGGACCTGCCCTCCCGGCACCGCTCGTCGGCACGGCACGTGACGGTCGGCACGCCGCACGGCGAGGAGTACCGCAGGCTGGCCGAGGACATGCTCGGCGAGGTGGAGCTCTCCGACCTCACCGCGCGCACCGACGAGGAA
It contains:
- a CDS encoding RsiG family protein; this translates as MLQAGQAQHPRPPHQREHGRPAPTPELSGLGLPELRVVRRDSQQEEADLSYLRRLLQGRIDILRAEIARRSTQHSPLLDRLPEILTDLPSRHRSSARHVTVGTPHGEEYRRLAEDMLGEVELSDLTARTDEELQDAMGRLIRYEQQVSRRRQSLQRTTDDCSAEIARRYREGEAQVDDLLS